The Haloarchaeobius amylolyticus genome window below encodes:
- a CDS encoding DNA polymerase sliding clamp, with product MFKAIVSAETLKTTLDSVSVLVDECKIHLNDDGLEIRAVDPANVGMVDLRLSASAFESYEADGGIIGVNLSRLEDIAGMADSGQLVELELDEETRKLHIQIDGLEYTLALIDPDSIRKEPDIPDLDLPAEVKIEGKDINRAVKAADMVSDHIALGVDSDAGQFYVDAEGDTDDVHLELDKSDLIDLQTGEAHSLFSLDYLKDMNKAIPKDAEVTLELGEEFPVKLSFDIAEGQGTVLFVLAPRIQSD from the coding sequence ATGTTCAAGGCCATCGTGAGCGCGGAGACGCTCAAGACGACGCTCGATTCCGTGAGCGTCCTGGTGGACGAGTGCAAGATCCACCTGAACGACGACGGGCTGGAGATTCGTGCCGTGGACCCGGCGAACGTCGGGATGGTCGACCTGCGCCTCTCTGCCAGCGCCTTCGAGTCCTACGAGGCGGACGGCGGCATCATCGGCGTGAACCTCTCCCGACTCGAGGACATCGCCGGGATGGCGGACTCGGGCCAGCTCGTCGAACTGGAACTGGACGAGGAGACGCGCAAGCTCCACATCCAGATCGACGGGCTCGAGTACACGCTCGCGCTCATCGACCCCGACTCCATCCGCAAGGAGCCGGACATCCCGGACCTGGACCTCCCGGCCGAGGTCAAGATCGAGGGCAAGGACATCAACCGCGCCGTCAAGGCGGCGGACATGGTCTCCGACCACATCGCGCTGGGCGTCGATTCGGACGCCGGCCAGTTCTACGTCGACGCCGAGGGCGACACCGACGACGTCCACCTCGAACTGGACAAAAGCGACCTCATCGACCTGCAGACGGGCGAGGCCCACTCCCTGTTCAGCCTCGACTACCTGAAGGACATGAACAAGGCCATCCCGAAGGACGCCGAGGTCACGCTCGAACTCGGCGAGGAGTTCCCGGTCAAGCTCTCGTTCGACATCGCGGAGGGCCAGGGGACGGTCCTGTTCGTGCTCGCGCCGCGCATCCAGAGCGACTGA
- a CDS encoding DUF7474 family protein — MARHFEYPCPDCRSTNDLHDPDCEFAGVEWHDVEKAYADLLAVLSSGVTGEDELREAVDEFADWDRLHHGALRYLRNVQRVEERRDRLELLDPDEYRDRLTRPQYEPLQTIYEKGSVPGCHDNSVFAMVAYYEMVGLTWEETREQVLEWLDESGTWARGGFAEDTPEELVDSKRHVFEAGYGWKQAAREAKAVIDRSL; from the coding sequence GTGGCGCGACACTTCGAGTATCCCTGTCCGGACTGCCGGAGCACGAACGACCTCCACGACCCGGACTGCGAGTTCGCCGGCGTCGAGTGGCACGACGTCGAGAAGGCCTACGCCGACCTGCTGGCGGTCCTCTCGAGCGGTGTCACCGGCGAGGACGAACTCCGCGAGGCGGTCGACGAGTTCGCCGACTGGGACCGGCTCCACCACGGCGCCCTGCGGTACCTGCGCAACGTCCAGCGCGTCGAGGAGCGCCGCGACCGCCTCGAACTGCTGGACCCCGACGAGTACCGGGACCGACTCACCAGGCCGCAGTACGAGCCACTCCAGACCATCTACGAGAAGGGCTCGGTGCCCGGCTGTCACGACAACAGCGTCTTCGCGATGGTCGCCTACTACGAGATGGTCGGCCTGACGTGGGAGGAGACCCGCGAGCAGGTCCTGGAGTGGCTCGACGAGTCCGGCACCTGGGCCCGCGGCGGCTTCGCCGAGGACACCCCCGAGGAGCTGGTCGACTCGAAACGACACGTCTTCGAGGCCGGCTACGGCTGGAAGCAGGCCGCCCGCGAGGCCAAGGCCGTCATCGACCGGAGCCTCTGA
- a CDS encoding MFS transporter — protein sequence MAATHAQNEVPGPAEVPRKRAMAVVVLVVFLDLVGFGIVIPILPFYVRSFAVSDVFIGLLAASYSIMQFLAAPWLGRLSDQRGRRPVLVLSLLGSVAAWIVFGLAGALWVLFLARMLAGAMGGNIATAQAYVADVTPPAERAKALGILGASFALGFIFGPALGGFFASDPVLAVARDVLPAAVPVTQFSIPSFAAAGMSLLGVVVALAFLPEPDRLRTAGERETLVGQFRNALADPDLRGLVLSFFLVSVAFSGVTIAFIPWLADTFGYESEQAALFMTYVGVLGVVVQAGLVGTVSKRLGDERMAVLGGAALAVAVTLIPFAPTLGRLLPSLGPLPAGALAVVLVLPLLSFGNGLLNAALGALVSKSASAETQGSAFGVTQGAGSLGRTVGPPAMAGLYAFAFHWVPFVVGGLLLVPVLGLLLAFVRE from the coding sequence ATGGCCGCGACCCACGCCCAGAACGAGGTCCCGGGCCCCGCCGAGGTCCCGCGAAAGCGCGCCATGGCGGTGGTCGTCCTCGTCGTCTTCCTCGACCTCGTGGGGTTCGGCATCGTCATCCCCATCCTGCCGTTCTACGTCCGCTCCTTCGCGGTCAGCGACGTCTTCATCGGGTTGCTGGCGGCCTCGTACTCCATCATGCAGTTCCTCGCGGCCCCGTGGCTCGGGCGGCTGTCGGACCAGCGCGGCCGGCGGCCGGTGCTCGTGCTCTCGCTGCTGGGCAGCGTCGCGGCGTGGATCGTCTTCGGGCTGGCGGGGGCGCTCTGGGTGCTGTTCCTCGCGCGGATGCTCGCCGGGGCGATGGGCGGCAACATCGCCACTGCACAGGCCTACGTCGCCGACGTGACGCCGCCGGCGGAGCGCGCGAAGGCGCTCGGCATCCTCGGCGCGTCGTTCGCGCTGGGGTTCATCTTCGGCCCCGCACTCGGCGGGTTCTTCGCCAGCGACCCGGTGCTGGCCGTGGCGCGGGACGTGCTCCCGGCGGCGGTCCCGGTGACCCAGTTCTCCATCCCGAGCTTCGCCGCGGCGGGGATGTCCCTGCTGGGCGTGGTGGTCGCGCTGGCGTTCCTGCCCGAACCCGACCGGTTGCGCACCGCGGGCGAGCGCGAGACCCTCGTCGGGCAGTTCCGCAACGCGCTGGCCGACCCCGACCTGCGGGGGCTGGTGCTCTCGTTCTTCCTCGTCTCGGTCGCGTTCTCGGGCGTCACCATCGCGTTCATCCCGTGGCTCGCGGACACCTTCGGCTACGAGTCCGAGCAGGCCGCGCTGTTCATGACCTACGTGGGCGTCCTCGGCGTGGTCGTACAGGCCGGCCTCGTCGGCACGGTGTCGAAGCGCCTCGGCGACGAACGCATGGCCGTCCTCGGCGGGGCCGCACTGGCGGTCGCGGTGACGCTCATCCCCTTCGCGCCGACGCTGGGCCGGCTCCTGCCGAGCCTCGGGCCGCTCCCCGCCGGTGCGCTGGCGGTGGTGCTCGTCCTCCCGCTGCTCTCGTTCGGCAACGGGCTGTTGAACGCGGCCCTCGGCGCGCTGGTGTCGAAGTCGGCGAGCGCGGAGACCCAGGGCAGCGCCTTCGGGGTCACCCAGGGCGCCGGGAGCCTCGGGCGGACGGTCGGCCCGCCGGCGATGGCCGGGCTCTACGCCTTCGCGTTCCACTGGGTACCCTTCGTCGTCGGCGGGCTCTTGCTGGTGCCGGTGCTGGGGCTGTTGCTGGCGTTCGTGCGCGAGTAA
- a CDS encoding 3-oxoacyl-ACP synthase: MSRDDRSRSVALTGFGTHVPDETVSGEAIAEQSGIPEDVVTEKMGLRQKHVCPADADHCSDMSVAAGREALADADVAPEDVDLVLYHGSEYKDHVVWSAAADIAERLGCTEAFATESYTLCAGAPIAIRQVKAQLLADHVDTALLVTASREEDLVDYENERASFMFNFGSGASAMVLESGAAEDRVRARVHESAARTDGSFSRDVVMPAGGSARPPSVETVEHGLHTLDVPDQQGMKERLAEVSLPNFRAVAETAMERSGVETVDFVALTHMKRSFHELLCADLGCDPATDAYYLDDYGHVQSADQILAVAEGLESGLVESGDSVLFLAAGTGYTWAATCLTWVD; the protein is encoded by the coding sequence GTGAGCCGGGACGACCGTTCGAGGTCGGTCGCGCTCACCGGGTTCGGGACCCACGTCCCCGACGAGACCGTCTCCGGCGAGGCCATCGCCGAGCAGAGTGGTATCCCCGAGGACGTGGTCACCGAGAAGATGGGCCTGCGCCAGAAGCACGTCTGTCCGGCCGACGCGGACCATTGCAGCGACATGAGCGTCGCGGCCGGGCGCGAGGCCCTGGCCGACGCCGACGTGGCCCCCGAGGACGTGGACCTCGTGCTCTACCACGGCAGCGAGTACAAGGACCACGTCGTCTGGTCAGCCGCGGCCGACATCGCCGAGCGCCTGGGCTGTACCGAGGCGTTCGCCACCGAGAGCTACACGCTCTGTGCCGGCGCCCCCATCGCCATCCGGCAGGTGAAGGCCCAACTGCTCGCAGACCACGTCGACACCGCCCTGCTGGTGACCGCGAGTCGCGAGGAGGACCTCGTCGACTACGAGAACGAGCGCGCCTCGTTCATGTTCAACTTCGGCTCGGGTGCCAGCGCGATGGTGCTGGAGTCGGGTGCTGCCGAAGACCGCGTTCGCGCCCGCGTCCACGAGAGCGCGGCCCGAACCGACGGGTCGTTCTCCCGAGACGTGGTGATGCCCGCCGGCGGCTCGGCACGCCCGCCCAGCGTCGAGACGGTCGAGCACGGCCTGCACACGCTGGACGTGCCCGACCAGCAGGGCATGAAGGAGCGCCTCGCCGAGGTCAGCCTCCCGAACTTCCGGGCGGTCGCCGAGACGGCGATGGAGCGCTCCGGCGTCGAGACGGTCGACTTCGTCGCGTTGACCCACATGAAGCGCTCGTTCCACGAGTTGCTGTGTGCAGACCTCGGCTGTGACCCCGCGACCGACGCCTACTACCTCGACGACTACGGCCACGTCCAGTCCGCCGACCAGATTCTCGCGGTGGCGGAAGGGCTCGAGAGCGGGCTGGTCGAGTCGGGCGACTCGGTGCTGTTCCTCGCGGCCGGCACGGGCTACACCTGGGCCGCGACCTGCCTGACCTGGGTCGACTGA
- a CDS encoding branched-chain amino acid ABC transporter permease — protein MAISDSGSSPDARTDGGAPEATADAAPESTATAGVTDEHYLVQYAREQSVHLAVIVLFGLYPFVYTFLLESPVAAEMAMFLPRVDTMVTVFYFGLFAMSFDFISGYTGYLSFGHSAFYGLGAYFVILVANGKIPVLGANTPFMVSLVVAGILAALLALLVGAVSFRLSGVYFAMITLGFSQILYVLFSNWDFVSENPADGVSASIQEGFAIGIPYVDALNMRIGRLLGDQFVWGMDFVQLTGLGFLEPISHTIALGPTEVSYYMVGIVVVVSYFAMQRILHSPFGRAMVAIRENEERARAVGYDTFRVKMGAFAISGFFGAVGGGLLAGFKGSVAPENSFYFLAAGDALLAAIIGGFGSLAGPLFGRLFHEGLHEFLSKEGGGLLPYLRESLGQGTLDTVLLNGFTIGEGIEVFLNGRAGLYIGLLFVVFVLYVPHGLLGTLRARLGGTVAKRLPAHVERYLK, from the coding sequence GACGGCGGCGCCCCGGAGGCGACCGCCGACGCGGCCCCGGAGTCCACGGCCACGGCCGGCGTGACCGACGAGCACTACCTCGTCCAGTACGCCCGCGAGCAGTCGGTCCACCTCGCCGTCATCGTGCTGTTCGGGCTCTACCCGTTCGTCTACACCTTCCTGCTGGAGTCGCCGGTCGCCGCCGAGATGGCGATGTTCCTGCCCCGCGTGGACACCATGGTCACGGTGTTCTACTTCGGGCTGTTCGCCATGTCCTTCGACTTCATCAGCGGCTACACCGGCTACCTCTCGTTCGGCCACTCGGCCTTCTACGGCCTCGGCGCGTACTTCGTCATCCTCGTGGCCAACGGGAAGATACCGGTTCTGGGCGCGAACACCCCGTTCATGGTGAGTCTGGTCGTCGCGGGCATCCTCGCGGCGCTGCTCGCCCTGCTCGTCGGGGCGGTGTCGTTCCGGCTCTCCGGGGTGTACTTCGCGATGATCACCCTCGGGTTCTCCCAGATCCTCTACGTCCTGTTCTCGAACTGGGACTTCGTCTCGGAGAACCCCGCCGACGGCGTCTCGGCGTCCATCCAGGAGGGCTTCGCCATCGGCATCCCCTACGTCGACGCGCTGAACATGCGCATCGGGCGCCTGCTCGGCGACCAGTTCGTCTGGGGGATGGACTTCGTCCAGCTGACCGGGCTGGGCTTCCTCGAACCCATCAGCCACACCATCGCCCTCGGGCCGACCGAGGTGTCGTACTACATGGTCGGCATCGTGGTCGTGGTGTCCTACTTCGCCATGCAGCGCATCCTCCACTCGCCGTTCGGCCGCGCGATGGTCGCCATCCGCGAGAACGAGGAGCGCGCCCGTGCCGTCGGCTACGACACCTTCCGCGTGAAGATGGGCGCGTTCGCCATCTCCGGGTTCTTCGGAGCCGTCGGCGGCGGCCTGCTCGCCGGGTTCAAGGGCTCGGTCGCCCCCGAGAATTCCTTCTACTTCCTCGCGGCGGGTGACGCCCTGTTGGCCGCCATCATCGGCGGGTTCGGCAGCCTCGCCGGCCCGCTGTTCGGTCGGCTGTTCCACGAGGGGCTGCACGAGTTCCTCTCGAAGGAGGGCGGCGGCCTGCTGCCGTACCTCCGCGAGAGCCTCGGTCAGGGCACCCTCGACACGGTGCTCTTGAACGGCTTCACCATCGGCGAGGGCATCGAGGTGTTCCTGAACGGCCGGGCCGGCCTCTACATCGGTCTGTTGTTCGTCGTGTTCGTCCTCTACGTGCCCCACGGTCTGCTCGGGACGCTCCGGGCACGCCTCGGTGGGACGGTCGCGAAACGGCTGCCGGCGCACGTCGAGAGGTACCTGAAGTGA